One region of Camelina sativa cultivar DH55 chromosome 6, Cs, whole genome shotgun sequence genomic DNA includes:
- the LOC104791279 gene encoding uncharacterized protein LOC104791279 isoform X3, protein MESIDIPRILSQQGGEAVYPLPRIKTIEVHPKLNLAALIFANMAGNENTQNRAAQTREGRKQLFAVLQSARGSSASVLKEKLSSMGSSGILAEHQLQALLQEHHHKGQSQLTISDIARKAFLYSHFMEGHAKTAPISRLPLITVVDTKDQLKDIPVCQPFHLELNFFNKPNRVLHYPVRAFYIEGLNLMAHNLCSGTDNIYKKLYTSIPGNVEYHSKHIVYSRKRHVFLVVFEFSGATNEVVLYWENTGSQLPNSKGSTAKGCDAAFIGPNDDQFAILDEDKTGLSMYIFPKLTTIEENEKNLLSEEKQTKETNVSGIQGPQQFLFETEVDRVFSTPIESTLMFACNGTQIGLAKLFQGYRLSASDGHYISTQGEGRKSIKLKKHEIALQVQWQETPRGYVAGILTSQRVLMVSADFDILASSSTKYDRGLPSFRSLLWVGPALLFSTTTAVCLLGWDGKVRTILSISTPYAALVGALNDRLLLANPTDISPKQKKGIEIKSCLVGLLEPLLIGFSTMQQTFEQKVDLSEIMYQITTRFDSLRITPRSLNILARSTPVCGDLAVSLAQAGPQFNQVLRCAYAINALRFSTALSVLKDEFLRSRDYPKCPPTSLLFQRFRQLGYACIKYGQFDSAKETFEVIADYESMLDLFICHLNPSAMRRLAQKLEEESGDPELRRYCERILRVRSTGWTQGIFANFAAESMVPKGPEWGGGNWEIKTPTDMKSIPKWELAGEVMPYMKNEDGTIPSIVADHIGVYLGCVKGRVNVVEIKEDSLVSKPGGLSLLGKPVSDKPLALPAGESSSLMGLESLGKQNVADEQAKAAEEFKKTMYGAAGDGSSSDEEGVPKTKKLQIRIREKPTSTTVDVNKLKEAAKTFKLGDGLGLGMSRTKSISAGSQDLGQILSQPSSSTAATTAAPSSASAPVDPFAMGSWTQQPQPVSQPPPSGVAAPIPEDFFQNTIPSVEVAKTLPPPGTYLSKMDQAAIAAQGVSNQANNTPLPDIGLPDGGVPQQYPQQASQQPGAPFQTVGLPDGGVPQQYPGQTQGPNQVPVSTQPLDLSVLGVPNTGDSGKPPGQPQSPPASVRPGQVPRGAAAPICFKTGLAHLEQNQLPDALSCFDEAFLALAKDQSRGADIKAQATICAQYKIAVTLLREILRLQRVQGASALSAKDEMARLSRHLASLPLLAKHRINCIRTAIKRNMEVQNYGYSKQMLELLLSKAPASKQEELRGLVDLCVQRGTSNKSIDPLEDPSQLCSATLSRLSTIGYDVCDLCGAKFAALSSPGCIICGMGSIKRSDALAGPAPVSTPFG, encoded by the exons ATGGAATCGATAGACATTCCTAGAATTCTCTCTCAACAGGGTGGGGAAGCTGTTTACCCTTTACCACGAATCAAAACTATAGAAGTTCACCCAAAGCTGAACTTAGCAGCTTTGATTTTTGCA AACATGGCGGGTAATGAAAACACTCAAAATCGAGCAGCTCAGACTAGGGAAGGAAGGAAGCAGCTCTTTGCAGTTCTGCAAAGTGCTAGGGGATCTTCAG CTTCTGTTCTAAAGGAAAAGCTTTCATCGATGGGTTCCTCTGGAATTTTAGCCGAGCATCAACTCCAAGCTCTGCTACAAGAGCATCATCACAAGGG CCAGAGTCAGCTAACAATTTCAGATATTGCACGGAAGGCGTTTTTGTACAGT CATTTTATGGAGGGCCATGCCAAAACTGCACCAATATCAAGGTTACCCCTTATTACCGTCGTGGATACAAAGGATCAACTTAAAGACATTCCTGTTTGCCAG CCATTTCATTTGGAGCTGAATTTCTTCAATAAGCCAAATAGAGTTCTACATTATCCTGTTAGAGCCTTTTATATCGAGGGCCTTAACCTCATGGCACACAATCTCTGTTCTGGAACGGACAACATCTACAAGAAGCTGTACACATCG attcCCGGAAATGTAGAATATCATTCGAAGCACATTGTTTACAGTCGTAAAAGGCACGTCTTTCTGGTTGTCTTTGAATTCAGTGGTGCTACGAATGAAGTTGTGCTTTACTGGGAAAATACAGGTTCTCAGCTGCCTAATAGCAAAGGAAGCACTGCTAAAG GTTGTGATGCTGCCTTTATTGGCCCAAATGACGATCAATTTGCAATTCTTGACGAGGATAAGACAGGACTGTCTATGTATATCTTCCCAAAACTTACCACaatagaagagaatgagaagaatcTATTATCTGAAGAGAAGCAAACCAAGGAGACGAATGTTTCTGGAATTCAGGGTCCACAACAATTCTTGTTTGAGACAGAAGTCGATCGTGTTTTTTCCACACCGATAG AGTCCACTCTGATGTTTGCTTGTAATGGAACCCAAATTGGGTTGGCAAAGTTGTTTCAGGGCTATCGTCTCTCAGCTTCAGATGGTCATTATATTTCAACACAAGGCGAGGGACGAAAGTCCATCAAGTTGAAGAAACATGAAATAGCTCTTCAG GTTCAATGGCAAGAAACACCTCGAGGATATGTCGCAGGGATATTAACAAGCCAAAGGGTGCTGATGGTGTCTGCAGATTTTGATATATTGGCAAGCAGTTCGACAAAATATGATAGAGGACTACCATCA TTTAGATCTCTTCTATGGGTTGGGCCTGCCTTACTCTTTTCTACAACAACTGCTGTGTGTTTGCTTGGCTGGGATGGCAAAGTTAGGACCATTCTTTCTATAAGTACACCGTATGCAG CCTTAGTTGGTGCCTTGAATGACCGCCTATTGCTTGCTAATCCCACTGATATAAGTCCGAAGCAGAAAAAGGGGATTGAAATCAAGAGCTGTCTTGTTGGGCTACTTGAACCGCTTTTAATCGGATTTTCTACAATGCAACAAACATTTGAACAGAAAGTAGACCTTTCTGAAATAATGTATCAAATAACAACAAG GTTTGATAGTTTGCGAATTACTCCAAGATCTCTTAATATTCTTGCCAGAAGCACTCCAGTATGTGGAGATCTCGCTGTATCACTAGCTCAAGCAGGCCCTCAATTCAACCAG GTATTGCGTTGTGCATATGCGATAAACGCTCTTCGGTTCTCCACGGCATTGTCGGTTTTAAAGGACGAGTTCTTGCGTTCTAGAGACTATCCAAAATGTCCTCCAACTTCTCTTTTGTTCCAGAGGTTCCGGCAGCTCGGATATGCCTGTATCAA ATATGGTCAATTTGATAGCGCAAAGGAAACTTTTGAAGTAATAGCCGACTACGAGAGCATGCTAGATCTTTTCATATGCCACCTCAACCCTAGTGCTATGCGTCGTCTTGCCCAGAAATTGGAAGAAGAAAGCGGAGATCCCGAGTTAAGACGATATTGTGAAAGGATTTTACGAGTACGGTCTACAGGATGGACCCAGGGAATTTTTGCTAATTTTGCAGCTGAGAGTATGGTTCCAAAAGGACCAGAATGGGGTGGTGGCAACTGGGAAATCAAGACTCCAACCGACATGAAGAGCATACCTAAGTGGGAGCTTGCTGGGGAAGTAATGCCATATATGAAGAACGAAGATGGAACCATCCCCTCAATAGTAGCTGATCATATTGGTGTATACTTGGGATGTGTCAAAGGTAGAGTTAATGTTGTGGAAATTAAAGAAGACAGCTTAGTTTCTAAACCTGGAGGGCTTAGTTTGTTGGGTAAACCTGTATCGGATAAACCTTTGGCACTTCCTGCTGGTGAATCCAGTTCGTTGATGGGTCTGGAATCCCTTGGAAAACAAAACGTAGCTGATGAACAGGCAAAGGCTGCTGAGGAATTCAAGAAAACAATGTATGGTGCTGCTGGTGATGGCAGCAGCAGTGACGAGGAAGGTGTGCCAAAAACTAAGAAGCTGCAAATTAGAATACGAGAAAAGCCAACATCCACCACTGTGGACGTCAATAAGCTTAAAGAAGCTGCTAAAACATTTAAACTCGGAGATGGGCTAGGCTTAGGAATGAGTAGAACAAAATCAATTAGTGCTGGATCCCAGGATTTGGGTCAGATATTAAGCCAGCCTTCTTCCTCAACAGCTGCAACTACAGCTGCTCCGAGTTCTGCATCTGCTCCTGTTGATCCTTTCGCGATGGGCTCATGGACACAGCAACCTCAACCAGTTTCTCAACCACCTCCATCTGGTGTAGCCGCGCCGATACCGGAAGACTTTTTCCAAAACACAATCCCATCTGTTGAGGTTGCCAAGACATTGCCTCCTCCTGGCACTTATCTTTCGAAAATGGACCAAGCTGCAATAGCTGCACAGGGTGTTTCAAATCAAGCAAATAATACTCCTCTGCCTGATATTGGTCTTCCCGATGGTGGCGTTCCTCAACAGTATCCTCAACAGGCAAGTCAACAACCGGGTGCTCCATTTCAGACTGTTGGACTTCCTGATGGTGGTGTTCCTCAACAGTATCCTGGTCAGACCCAGGGGCCAAACCAGGTTCCGGTTTCTACACAGCCTCTTGACCTGAGCGTTCTTGGAGTTCCAAATACCGGTGATTCTGGGAAGCCTCCTGGACAGCCTCAATCGCCTCCTGCATCAGTTCGTCCTGGACAG GTTCCACGTGGAGCTGCAGCTCCGATTTGTTTCAAGACTGGACTTGCCCATCTCGAACAAAACCAGCTTCCAGATGCACTTTCTTGCTTCGACGAAGCATTCTTGGCTCTGGCTAAAGATCAATCACGTGGAGCAGATATCAAAGCTCAAGCCACTATTTGTGCTCAATACAAGATAGCCGTAACTCTCCTTCGG GAAATCTTGAGGCTACAAAGAGTCCAAGGCGCGAGCGCATTAAGCGCAAAGGACGAAATGGCTAGACTTTCAAGGCATCTTGCTTCCCTGCCACTACTAGCAAAGCACCGCATAAACTGCATACGCACTGCAATCAAAAGAAACATGGAAGTCCAAAACTATGGCTACTCGAAGCAGATGCTGGAACTTCTTTTATCAAAGGCACCAGCGAGCAAGCAAGAAGAACTAAGAGGACTAGTCGATCTCTGTGTCCAGAGAGGCACATCGAACAAATCCATCGACCCTCTCGAAGATCCTTCTCAGTTATGCTCAGCTACGCTCAGCAGGTTATCAACTATTGGATACGATGTTTGTGATCTCTGTGGTGCAAAGTTTGCCGCTCTTTCGTCACCCGGTTGTATCATTTGTGGTATGGGAAGCATTAAACGGTCTGATGCACTCGCTGGACCGGCACCTGTATCCACACCGTTCGGCTAA